A window from Brachyhypopomus gauderio isolate BG-103 chromosome 6, BGAUD_0.2, whole genome shotgun sequence encodes these proteins:
- the p3h4 gene encoding endoplasmic reticulum protein SC65 gives MDGNKALRTPSATGVCLAAVLCLAFLLSSPVQAQYEKYSFKSFPLSDLMPLESAYGYALDQYAAQNWKESIKYLDLSLRLHRLLKESEAYCSQNCSRVSVEREESGPDDVSLRIITHILVRAACLKKCKANLPVFSKSYPKRETLDAFDLRVPYRYLQYAYYQLNNVEKAVSAAHTYLQRNPGDQLLTKNMNYYKSLFDIEEYLLDHEERPYEAQFLKAVKLYNSGDFSSSVQNMEQACVEYLKAYELCLATCEGSNDVKEFKDFYPTLAGFYMEVLKCKVKCEDRLTPNVGGFFVENFVATMYHYMQFAYYKLNDVRNAAPCAASYMLFDSKDQVMQQNVAYYRFYKEQWGLQEEDFKPRPEALYYYNQTTKQKEMLEFAQNYLQTDDEDVVSSEEATGPVSPPDEEFEGMGDYEETFLSEWWQEPKTKGDTGEAE, from the exons ATGGATGGAAACAAGGCCTTACGAACTCCAAGCGCGACAGGAGTGTGTTTAGCGGCGGTTCTCTGTCTGGCCTTCCTCCTCTCGTCGCCGGTCCAGGCTCAGTATGAGAAGTACAGTTTCAAGAGCTTCCCCCTATCCGACCTCATGCCGCTGGAGTCGGCGTACGGTTACGCGTTAGACCAGTATGCCGCTCAGAACTGGAAGGAAAGTATTAAATATTTAGACCTGAGTCTGCGACTCCACCGGCTACTGAAGGAAAGTGAAGCGTATTGCAGCCAGAACTGCAGTCGAGTGAGTGTGGAGCGAGAGGAGTCTGGACCAGACGACGTTAGTCTGCGGATCATCACTCATATCCTGGTCCGGGCAGCCTGCCTTAAAAAGTGCAAAGCGAATCTCCCGGTATTTTCAAAATCATATCCTAAAAGGGAAACTCTGGATGCTTTCGACTTGAGGGTACCATACAGATATCTACAATATGCTTATTACCAG CTGAACAATGTGGAAAAAGCAGTGTCAGCAGCACACACATACCTCCAGAGGAACCCTGGGGACCAACTGCTGACCAAGAACATGAACTACTACAAAAGCCTGTTTGATATAGAGGAGTATCTCCTGGACCACGAGGAGAGACCATACGAG GCTCAGTTTCTTAAGGCAGTAAAACTGTATAATTCTGGGGATTTCAGTAGCTCTGTGCAGAACATGGAGCAGGCGTGTGTGGAGTACCTCAAGGCATACGAACTGTGCCTGGCCACTTGTGAGGGCTCCAACGATGTGAAGGAGTTTAAGGACTTTTACCCCACCTTGGCAG GTTTTTACATGGAGGTTCTGAAATGTAAGGTGAAGTGTGAAGACAGATTGACACCAAACGTGGGTGGTTTCTTTGTGGAGAACTTTGTTGCCACCATGTACCATTACATGCAGTTTGCATATTATAAAT TAAATGATGTGCGTAACGCTGCCCCCTGTGCTGCCAGCTACATGCTGTTTGACTCCAAAGACCAGGTGATGCAGCAAAACGTGGCGTATTACAGGTTCTATAAGGAACAGTGGGGGCTGCAGGAAGAGGACTTCAAACCACGGCCt GAGGCTCTGTACTATTATAACCAGACGACTAAACAAAAGGAAATGTTGGAGTTTGCTCAAAATTATCTACAGACAGATGACGAG GACGTAGTGAGTTCAGAGGAGGCCACTGGCCCCGTCTCACCTCCAGATGAGGAGTTTGAGGGCATGGGGGACTACGAGGAGACCTTCCTGTCGGAGTGGTGGCAGGAGCCTAAAACTAAAGGAGACACAGGAGAAGCAGAATAG